From Pseudomonas sp. stari2:
CGTCGTCGTTGCTGCGGTACTGGTCGCCGAGTTTCCACGCCCAGCAATTGTGCGAGGCGTTCACGTCGCTGTGCTGCTCGATAAAAGCTTGCGCCTCGGCAGGGCTGCCGATCGGCGCGGCGAAGGTGATGAAACGGCTTTTGCGAATCTCTTCGCGAAACTCGCAAAAGTCGCGGAGGGTGAAAGGCATAAATATCTTATAGAGAAGGAGTGAGGCCGCAGCCTTTGAGAATGATGCGGATCAGGTTGTTGCCGGCGTCTTCCATGTCTTGTTTGGTCAACTTGCTGCGACCGGTCACCCGGCAGATCTGGGTGGCGAAGTCAGCGTAATGCTGGGTGCTGCCCCACAACAGGAAAATCAGGTGCACCGGATCTACCGGGTCCATCTTGCCGGCATCGATCCACGCCTGGAACACCGCGGCCCGACCCAGGAACCAGGCGCGGTAGTCCTGGTTGAAATACTCGGTCAGGCATTCGCCGCCGCTGATCACTTCCATCGCAAAGATTCGCGACGCTTGTGGCTGGCGACGGGAAAATTCCATTTTCGCGCGGATGTAGCGAGTCAGCGCTTCGGCCGGATCGTCCTCGGCCGTCAGGGTGTTGAAGGTACTGTCCCACAGCTCGAGGATGTTGCTCAGCACCGCCACGTACAACCCGAGCTTGTTGGTGAAGTAGTAATGCAGATTCGCCTTGGGCAACCCGGCCTTGGTGGCGATGGTGTTCATGCTGGTGCCTTTGTACCCGTGACGGGCGAACTCGTCTTCGGCGGCTTTGATGATGGTCTCTTCGTTCTTCTGACGAATGCGGCTGGCAGGTTTGCCGCCGTGAGCGGGGACTTCAAAGGTCATAGGCACTTCCGGGTTTGTCTGTGGGGTGCAACCAGTTGCGTTGATAGCGCAACCATCGGTCTGCGACAAGCCCCAGGCAATAAAACGCCGGTCATCAGCGGGTGGCGGCCAGGCTTTCGAGAAAACTTTCCAGTACCAGATGCGGGCGGCGGCCCTTGCGGGTGACCGAGGCCAGGCTCAAGTCATAGAACCGCGTTTTGGCCTTGAGCGCTCGTAGCCGTCCCTGTTGTACCCAGAGACTGGCGTAGTGATCTGGCAGATAACCGATGTAACGTCCGGTCAGAATCAGGAATGCCATACCCTCGCGGTCGGAGGCGCTGGCGGTGCAATTGAGTGCCTGATAATGCGCCTGGATCTCCGCCGGCAAGCGGAAGGTCGGCGCGATGGCGTCCTGACTGTTCAGGCGTTCGTCATCCAGCTGTTTATCGTCGACGTAAAACAGCGGATGGCCGACCGCGCAATAAAGCAGTGAGCGCTCGCTGTACAGCGGCTGATATTCCAGTCCCGACAGCGCACTGGCCTGCGGCACCACGCCAACGTGCAGGCGTCCGTCGAGCACACCTTGTTCGACTTCGTTGGGGGCGATCATGCGTATCTGGATTTGCACGTCCGGCCCGCGCTCTTTCAACTGCGCGAGCGCGTGGGTGATGCGCATGTGGGGCAGGGTGACGAGGTTGTCGGTCAGGCCGATGATCAACTCGCCACGCAAGTGCTGGTGCAGGCCGTTGACCTCGGTGCGGAAACTTTCCAGCGCACTTAGAAGCTGCAACGCCGATTGATAGACCTCACGGCCTTCTTCAGTCAGGGAGAAACCGGCGCGCCCACGCTGGCACAGACGCAGGCCGAGGCGTTGTTCCAGATCGCTCATCTGCTGGCTGATTGCCGAGCGACCTATGCCGAGCACGGTTTCCGCCGCCGAGAAGCCGCCGCACTCCACCACGCTGCGAAAAATCCGCAACAGGCGAATGTCAAAGTCACTGACCTGGGCCAGTGGATCGGGGCGACGGCTGCTCATCTTGTTGTACTCATTGTTTAGCAAGGTTCTAACTGAAGGTTAGAAAAGTTGGATTTCACCGACTTTATCGGCGTGGCAACTTAGCTGCAACAACGACTTTTATCTCCCTGAAGCTTATTGCCCTGCGAGGTTTTGCCCGATGAACATGCCTGAAAACGCGTCGTCGCCACTGGCCAGCCAACTGAAGCTGGACGCGCACTGGATGCCGTACACCGCCAACCGCAACTTCCAGCGCGACCCGCGTCTGATCGTCGGTGCCGAAGGCAGCTGGCTGATCGACGACAAGGGCCGCAAGGTGTACGACTCGCTGTCCGGTCTGTGGACCTGTGGCGCCGGGCATACCCGCAAGGAAATCCAGGAAGCGGTGGCCAAGCAGTTGGGCACGCTCGATTATTCGCCGGGCTTCCAGTACGGTCACCCGCTGTCGTTCCAGTTGGCCGAGAAGATCACCGATCTGACCCCGGGCAACCTGAACCATGTGTTCTTCACCGACTCCGGTTCCGAGTGCGCCGATACCGCAGTGAAAATGGTCCGTGCCTACTGGCGCCTGAAAGGCCAGTCGACCAAAACCAAAATGATCGGTCGTGCCCGTGGCTACCACGGCGTGAACATTGCCGGTACCAGCCTCGGCGGCGTCAATGGCAATCGCAAGCTGTTCGGTCAGGCGATGATGGATGTCGATCACCTGCCGCACACTCTGCTGGCGAGCAATGCCTTCTCCCGTGGCATGCCGGAGCAGGGCGGTATCGCGCTGGCCGATGAGCTGCTGAAGCTGATCGAGTTGCACGACGCTTCGAACATCGCTGCGGTGTTCGTTGAGCCTCTGGCCGGTTCTGCTGGCGTGCTGGTTCCGCCACAGGGTTATCTGAAGCGTCTGCGCGA
This genomic window contains:
- a CDS encoding aspartate aminotransferase family protein, with the protein product MNMPENASSPLASQLKLDAHWMPYTANRNFQRDPRLIVGAEGSWLIDDKGRKVYDSLSGLWTCGAGHTRKEIQEAVAKQLGTLDYSPGFQYGHPLSFQLAEKITDLTPGNLNHVFFTDSGSECADTAVKMVRAYWRLKGQSTKTKMIGRARGYHGVNIAGTSLGGVNGNRKLFGQAMMDVDHLPHTLLASNAFSRGMPEQGGIALADELLKLIELHDASNIAAVFVEPLAGSAGVLVPPQGYLKRLREICDQHNILLVFDEVITGFGRTGTMFGATTFGVTPDLMCIAKQVTNGAIPMGAVIASSEIYQTFMNQPTPEYAVEFPHGYTYSAHPVACAAGLAALDLLQKENLVQSVAEVAPHFENALHGLKGAKNVIDIRNYGLAGAIQIAGRDGDAIVRPFEAGMALWKAGFYVRFGGDTLQFGPTFNSKPQDLDRLFDAVGEVLNKLD
- a CDS encoding TetR/AcrR family transcriptional regulator, producing MTFEVPAHGGKPASRIRQKNEETIIKAAEDEFARHGYKGTSMNTIATKAGLPKANLHYYFTNKLGLYVAVLSNILELWDSTFNTLTAEDDPAEALTRYIRAKMEFSRRQPQASRIFAMEVISGGECLTEYFNQDYRAWFLGRAAVFQAWIDAGKMDPVDPVHLIFLLWGSTQHYADFATQICRVTGRSKLTKQDMEDAGNNLIRIILKGCGLTPSL
- a CDS encoding LysR family transcriptional regulator, whose amino-acid sequence is MSSRRPDPLAQVSDFDIRLLRIFRSVVECGGFSAAETVLGIGRSAISQQMSDLEQRLGLRLCQRGRAGFSLTEEGREVYQSALQLLSALESFRTEVNGLHQHLRGELIIGLTDNLVTLPHMRITHALAQLKERGPDVQIQIRMIAPNEVEQGVLDGRLHVGVVPQASALSGLEYQPLYSERSLLYCAVGHPLFYVDDKQLDDERLNSQDAIAPTFRLPAEIQAHYQALNCTASASDREGMAFLILTGRYIGYLPDHYASLWVQQGRLRALKAKTRFYDLSLASVTRKGRRPHLVLESFLESLAATR